Proteins from a single region of Thalassophryne amazonica chromosome 22, fThaAma1.1, whole genome shotgun sequence:
- the lrig3 gene encoding leucine-rich repeats and immunoglobulin-like domains protein 3: MFSKIQHLREIKLNHNELEAIPDLGPHVSNVTTLILANNKITRISVERLTPFHALETLDLSNNNIVDVKANSFPALPLKNLFLNNNRISSLETGCFSNLSDSLEVLRLNRNRLSTIPAKIFQLPNLQHLELSRNRVRRVESLTFHGLHALRSLKMQRNGLSRLMDGAFWGLSNMEVLQLEYNNLTEVSKGWLYGLLTLQQLRLGHNAISRIRPEAWEFCQKLGELDLSSNHLSRLEESSFAGLSLLDELHIGSNHISFIADGAFCGLSNLQMLDLQSNEISWTIEDMNGPFSALDKLKKLFLQGNRIRSVTKKSFSGLDTLEYLDLSNNAIMSIQANAFSQIKSLQELRLNSSSLLCDCQLKWLPVWVAEQTFLSCVNASCAHPQMLKGRSVFTVSQDEFVCDDFPKPQITVQPDTQSALKGSNVTFVCSAASSSDSPMTFAWKKDNEVLNDAEIHNQAHLRVQGGTGSETEVTEYTTTLQLRSVEFSSEGKYQCVISNHFGSSYSNKAKLTINMLPSFTKMPMDLSIRAGTTARLECAAIGHPSPQIAWQKDGGTDFPAARERRMHVMPEDDVFFIVGVKTEDIGVYSCTAQNTAGAMSANATLAVLETPYFLRPLIDRTVAKGETAVLQCIAGGSPPPRLNWTKDDSPLMVTERHFFAAANQLLIIVDAAEADAGKYTCEMSNTLGTERGNVQLTVIPNPNCDSGVQGAIGMGVIGGAGSDDDGWTTVGIVIIAVVCCVVGTSLVWVVIIYHTRRRNEDCSVTNTDETNLPADIPSYLSSQGTLADRQEGYILSESGGSHQYVASSISGFYMQPKDMNGICQLDTGSETDLEAAIDPLLCHYQGPVGSLLRRDMYSEPADVFTGCSMDQKPICVDSYSGTMTGSKRKDYYLAEPFDFCSSTILMQLPNTSLYYGPAHQQNGCRPSTEDVDTKEYGQPVECVSSCNTFMGTFGKAPWRPQQDSYTTFPQQSGTYNALTLHENPYTAPDDDSDLEDVSFTKDSTSEQSCSIYEQPLDSNRADPVPRGRTSS, from the exons AGCAAACAACAAGATCACCAGGATCTCTGTTGAGCGGCTGACGCCTTTCCACGCTCTGGAAACACTCGACCTCAGCAACAACAACATCGTGGATGTAAAGGCCAACTCCTTCCCTGCTCTTCCTCTGAAGAACTT GTTTCTCAACAACAATCGTATCTCCTCGCTGGAGACGGGTTGCTTCTCCAATCTGTCGGACAGCCTAGAGGTTCTGCGGCTCAACCGAAACCGCCTCTCCACCATTCCAGCCAAAATATTTCAACTACCCAATCTCCAACATCT AGAGTTGAGCAGGAACCGGGTCCGGCGGGTAGAGAGCCTGACTTTTCACGGCCTGCACGCTCTTCGCTCCCTGAAGATGCAGAGAAATGGCCTGAGTCGCCTGATGGACGGCGCATTCTGGGGCCTTAGCAATATGGAAGTCCT GCAGCTGGAGTACAACAACCTGACGGAGGTGAGTAAAGGCTGGCTGTACGGCCTGTTGACTCTGCAGCAGCTCCGCCTTGGACACAATGCCATCAGCAGGATCcgaccagaggcctgggagttttgCCAGAAACTAGGCGAGCT CGACTTGTCCTCTAACCACCTGTCCAGACTGGAGGAATCCAGCTTTGCTGGTCTCAGCCTGCTGGATGAACTTCACATTGGGAGCAACCACATTAGCTTCATCGCGGACGGAGCTTTCTGTGGACTCTCCAACCTGCAGATGCT GGATCTCCAAAGTAATGAAATCTCCTGGACCATTGAGGACATGAATGGACCCTTCTCCGCTCTGGACAAGCTGAAGAAACT ATTTCTACAAGGGAACCGGATCCGATCCGTCACTAAGAAGTCTTTCTCTGGCCTGGACACTCTGGAATACCT AGATTTGAGCAACAACGCCATCATGTCCATCCAAGCAAATGCGTTCTCTCAGATAAAAAGCCTCCAAGAGCT CCGCCTGAACAGCTCCAGCCTGCTGTGCGACTGCCAGCTCAAGTGGCTTCCAGTTTGGGTGGCAGAACaaaccttcctgtcctgtgtTAATGCCAGCTGCGCCCACCCACAGATGCTGAAGGGCAGGAGCGTGTTCACCGTCAGCCAAGACGAGTTTGTGTGTG ACGACTTCCCAAAGCCTCAGATCACGGTGCAGCCGGACACCCAGTCGGCGCTCAAGGGTTCCAACGTGACGTTCGTGTGCTCGGCAGCGAGCTCGAGCGACTCACCCATGACATTTGCATGGAAAAAAGACAACGAGGTCCTGAATGATGCAGAAATCCAcaaccaggcccacctgcgggtACAAGGAGGCACGGGAAGCGAGACCGAGGTGACGGAATATACGACCACGCTGCAGCTTCGCAGTGTCGAGTTCTCCAGTGAGGGAAAATACCAGTGCGTCATCTCCAACCACTTTGGATCCTCGTACTCCAACAAGGCCAAGTTAACCATCAACA TGCTCCCTTCCTTTACCAAGATGCCGATGGACCTGAGTATCCGCGCTGGAACAACAGCCAGACTCGAATGTGCTGCCATTGGTCACCCTTCACCTCAGATCGCCTGGCAGAAAGATGGAGGCACCGATTTCCCAGCGGCAAGGGAACGCCGTATGCACGTCATGCCTGAGGATGATGTCTTTTTCATAGTGGGCGTTAAGACAGAAGACATCGGTGTTTACAGTTGTACGGCTCAGAACACAGCTGGAGCCATGTCTGCGAACGCAACGCTAGCTGTTCTCG AAACTCCCTACTTCCTGAGGCCTCTCATAGACCGTACTGTAGCAAAGGGTGAAACCGCGGTCCTCCAGTGCATCGCTGGCGGCAGCCCTCCACCAAGACTGAACTGGACCAAAGACGACAGCCCTCTGATGGTCACTGAGCGCCACTTCTTCGCAGCTGCCAACCAGCTCCTCATCATTGTGGATGCGGCTGAAGCCGACGCTGGGAAGTATACCTGTGAGATGTCCAATACCCTGGGAACCGAGAGGGGCAACGTCCAGCTTACTGTCATACCGAACCCCAACTGTGACTCTGGCGTGCAGGGCGCCATTGGAATGGGTGTGATAGGTGGCGCAGGATCGGATGATGATGGCTGGACCACAGTAGGCATTGTCATCATAGCGGTGGTGTGCTGCGTGGTGGGAACATCACTGGTTTGGGTGGTCATCATCTATCACACGCGGCGACGCAATGAGGACTGCAGTGTCACCAACACAG ATGAGACCAACCTCCCTGCCGACATCCCCAGCTATCTGTCCTCTCAGGGGACGCTAGCTGACCGCCAGGAAGGCTACATCCTGTCTGAGAGTGGTGGCAGCCATCAGTACGTGGCTTCATCAATCAGTGGATTCTACATGCAGCCCAAAGACATGAACG GAATTTGCCAGCTGGATACAGGAAGTGAAACAGATTTGGAGGCAGCCATCGATCCTCTGCTTTGCCATTACCAAGGTCCAGTTGGTTCGCTGCTTCGCCGAGATATGTACTCTGAGCCAGCAGACGTCTTCACAG GCTGTTCTATGGACCAAAAGCCAATCTGCGTTGATTCCTACAGTGGCACCATGACCGGTTCTAAACGGAAGGACTACTACTTAGCTGAGCCCTTTGACTTTTGTTCTTCCACTATCCTGATGCAGCTTCCCAACACCAGCCTCTATTATGGCCCCGCCCACCAGCAAAATGGCTGCCGGCCCTCCACAGAGGACGTTGACACCAAGGAATACGGGCAGCCAGTTGAGTGTGTTTCTTCCTGCAACACGTTCATGG GAACATTTGGAAAAGCTCCTTGGAGGCCTCAGCAGGACTCGTATACAACGTTCCCTCAACAGTCGGGGACGTATAATGCATTAACCCTTCATGAAAACCCTTACACTGCCCCGGACGACGATTCTGACCTCGAGGACGTCAGTTTCACTAAGGATTCGACATCAGAACAGAGCTGCAGCATTTACGAACAGCCGTTGGACAGTAACAGAGCCGATCCCGTTCCACGGGGCAGAACGAGCTCTTAG